A genomic region of Burkholderiales bacterium contains the following coding sequences:
- the pgsA gene encoding CDP-diacylglycerol--glycerol-3-phosphate 3-phosphatidyltransferase has protein sequence MALNVPTALTWLRILLIPVFVGVYYLPDAWLAPAGKNWLAMSIFAIAALTDWLDGWLARKLGLTSAFGAFLDPVADKLMVAAALILLVALGRAHAYLAIIIIGREIAISALREWMAELGQRRSVAVAFVGKLKTAAQMTAIIALLLYEPLIPGVPTPLLGTVALWIAVILTLWSMFHYLRLAAPYFRSDR, from the coding sequence ATGGCGCTCAACGTTCCGACCGCGCTCACGTGGCTCAGGATCCTGCTGATCCCGGTCTTCGTCGGCGTCTACTACCTGCCCGACGCGTGGCTCGCGCCCGCCGGCAAGAACTGGCTCGCGATGTCGATCTTCGCGATCGCCGCGCTGACCGACTGGCTCGACGGCTGGCTCGCGCGAAAGCTCGGCCTGACGAGCGCCTTCGGCGCCTTCCTCGACCCGGTCGCCGACAAGTTGATGGTGGCGGCGGCGCTGATCCTGCTGGTCGCGCTCGGGCGCGCGCACGCCTACCTCGCGATCATCATCATCGGACGCGAGATCGCGATCTCGGCGCTGCGCGAGTGGATGGCCGAACTCGGGCAGCGCCGCAGCGTCGCCGTCGCGTTCGTCGGCAAGTTGAAGACCGCAGCGCAGATGACGGCGATCATCGCGCTCCTGCTCTACGAGCCGCTCATCCCCGGCGTGCCGACGCCGCTCCTGGGCACGGTCGCGCTGTGGATCGCCGTCATCCTCACGCTGTGGTCGATGTTCCACTACCTGCGGCTGGCGGCGCCGTACTTCCGCTCCGATCGCTGA
- a CDS encoding acyltransferase, whose protein sequence is MDGNTPRSPHPLPPRLDALTPLRFVAAALIVIGHAAPLFGWVPGAPFLFAANAGVSLFFVLSGYVLGYNYPALDDRAAVGRFLALRFARIWPLHAAVLLATILLFPTSRILHVGIDPWLAALASFALLQSWIPIAGYSGAYNGPAWTLSVDVFFYAAFPLLLAPVRLAPWRSLALAFAVSLAPPLLANAIGGPRADLPLDQVNWYTLDHFFPPARLVEFVLGMVAARAYSACRPRLPAGIVAATALEAAALALTAISLAGLPKVPRAAIAVGPGVADWLAQIAAAPAFALLFIALSPGRGAVSRILSTRGAVHLGDLSYATYLVHAPLASTPVWLPLVAAIGAIPAALAFAAALLALAHLARRGVELPARRAIVGAYDRRARRAAGDPRVAPSDSTS, encoded by the coding sequence GTGGACGGGAACACCCCGCGTTCTCCGCACCCGTTGCCGCCGCGCCTCGACGCCCTGACGCCGTTGCGCTTCGTCGCGGCGGCGCTCATCGTGATCGGCCACGCCGCGCCGCTGTTCGGCTGGGTGCCCGGCGCGCCGTTCCTCTTCGCCGCGAATGCGGGCGTGTCGCTGTTCTTCGTCCTGTCCGGCTACGTGCTCGGCTACAACTACCCGGCCCTCGACGATCGCGCTGCCGTCGGACGCTTCCTCGCGTTGCGTTTCGCGCGCATCTGGCCGCTCCACGCCGCGGTCCTGCTCGCGACGATCCTGCTGTTCCCCACCAGCAGGATTCTCCACGTCGGGATCGACCCGTGGCTGGCGGCGCTCGCGTCGTTCGCGCTGCTCCAGTCGTGGATTCCGATCGCCGGCTACTCGGGCGCCTACAACGGGCCGGCATGGACGCTGTCGGTGGACGTGTTCTTCTACGCGGCCTTTCCGCTGCTCCTCGCCCCGGTCCGGCTCGCGCCGTGGCGCAGTCTCGCGCTCGCCTTCGCGGTGAGCCTCGCACCACCGCTCCTCGCCAACGCGATCGGCGGCCCGCGCGCCGATCTACCGCTCGACCAGGTGAACTGGTACACGCTCGACCACTTCTTTCCGCCCGCGCGTCTGGTCGAGTTCGTGCTCGGCATGGTCGCCGCGCGCGCGTATTCGGCATGCCGCCCGCGCCTCCCCGCCGGCATCGTCGCCGCGACTGCGCTCGAAGCCGCCGCATTGGCGCTGACGGCCATTTCGCTCGCGGGACTCCCGAAGGTGCCCCGGGCCGCGATCGCCGTGGGACCGGGCGTGGCCGACTGGCTCGCGCAGATCGCGGCGGCGCCGGCGTTCGCGCTGCTGTTCATCGCGCTCTCCCCCGGGCGCGGCGCGGTCTCGCGCATCCTGTCGACGCGGGGCGCCGTCCATCTGGGCGACCTGAGCTACGCGACCTACCTCGTCCACGCGCCGCTCGCGAGCACGCCGGTGTGGCTGCCGCTCGTCGCGGCGATCGGCGCGATCCCGGCGGCGCTCGCCTTCGCGGCGGCATTGCTCGCGCTGGCGCACCTCGCCCGGCGTGGCGTGGAGCTGCCCGCGCGACGCGCGATCGTGGGCGCCTACGATCGGCGCGCGCGGCGCGCGGCAGGGGACCCGCGCGTGGCGCCGAGCGACTCGACGTCGTAG